The following coding sequences lie in one Lolium perenne isolate Kyuss_39 chromosome 2, Kyuss_2.0, whole genome shotgun sequence genomic window:
- the LOC127331883 gene encoding probable beta-D-xylosidase 2 produces MASSRRHRVLSASLLLCAAALTCVSGSLGPITTNGQNYSKVCDPARFASMGLDMRGFRYCDASLPYPDRAKDLVGRLTLEEKVRNLGDRAEGAARVGLPPYRWWGEALHGVSDTGPGGTWFGDVVPGATSFPLVINSAAAFNETLWRAIGGAVSTEIRAMYNLGHAELTYWSPNINVVRDPRWGRASETPGEDPFLVGRYAVSFVRAMQDLHEHDGATGAADADPFSRPIKVSSCCKHYAAYDVDAWFTADRYTFDAKVEERDMIETFERPFEMCVRDGDASCVMCSYNRINGVPACADARLLTETVRDAWQLHGYIVSDCDSVRVMVRDAKWLGYNGVEATAAAMKAGLDLDCGMFWEGAQDFFTAFGLDAVRQGKLRESEVDNALKNLYVVLMRLGFFDGIPELESLGATDVCTEAHKELAADGARQGMVLIKNDHGRLPLKAANSVALVGLLQHINASDVMLGDYRGKPCRVVTPYDGISKVAKTTSMHACDKGACGAPGGWVKTVDATIVVAGLNMSVEKEGNDREDLLLPWNQTNWINAVAEASPDPIILVIISAGGVDISFAQNNSKIGAIVWAGYPGEEGGTAIADVLFGKYNPGGRLPLTWYTNEYIGKIPMTSMALRPVADKGYPGRTYKFYGGSEVLYPFGHGLSYTSFSYASATTGASVAVKVGAWESCKQLTYKPGTSASPACPAVSVAGHGCQEEVSFELTVANVGGMDGSHVLAVYTVPPAEVDDAPRKQLVAFQRVFVPAGGAVQVPFKLNVCKAFAIVEETAYTVVPSGVSTVLVGDDALSFSFPVKIELAAA; encoded by the exons ATGGCGTCCTCCCGTCGCCATCGCGTGCTCTCGGCCTCACTCCTCCTCTGCGCCGCCGCACTCACTTGTGTGTCCGGCAGTCTCGGTCCGATCACCACCAATGGCCAGAACTACAGCAAGGTGTGCGACCCGGCCCGGTTCGCGTCCATGGGTCTCGACATGCGGGGCTTCCGGTACTGCGACGCCTCGCTGCCGTACCCGGACCGGGCGAAGGACCTCGTCGGCCGGCTGACGCTGGAGGAGAAGGTGCGCAACCTGGGCGACCGCGCGGAGGGCGCGGCGCGCGTCGGGCTGCCGCCGTACCGGTGGTGGGGCGAGGCCCTCCACGGCGTGTCGGACACCGGCCCTGGCGGCACGTGGTTCGGCGACGTGGTGCCCGGCGCCACCAGCTTCCCGCTCGTCATCAACAGCGCGGCGGCGTTCAACGAGACGCTGTGGCGCGCCATCGGCGGCGCGGTGTCGACGGAGATCAGGGCCATGTACAACCTGGGGCACGCCGAGCTCACGTACTGGAGCCCCAACATCAACGTGGTGCGCGACCCGCGGTGGGGCCGCGCCAGCGAGACGCCCGGCGAGGACCCCTTCCTCGTCGGACGGTACGCCGTCAGCTTCGTCCGCGCAATGCAGGACCTACATGAACACGATGGCGCCACCGGAGCCGCCGACGCCGACCCTTTCTCCCGGCCCATCAAGGTGTCCAGCTGCTGCAAGCACTACGCCGCCTACGACGTGGACGCGTGGTTCACCGCCGACCGGTACACGTTCGACGCCAAGGTGGAGGAGCGCGACATGATCGAGACCTTCGAGCGGCCGTTCGAGATGTGCGTGCGGGACGGGGACGCCAGCTGCGTCATGTGCTCCTACAACCGCATCAACGGCGTCCCCGCCTGCGCCGACGCGCGGCTCCTCACCGAGACCGTCCGCGACGCCTGGCAGCTCCACGGCTACATCGTCTCCGACTGCGACTCGGTGCGCGTCATGGTCAGGGACGCCAAGTGGCTCGGCTACAACGGCGTCGAGGCCACCGCGGCGGCCATGAAGGCCGGGCTGGACCTCGACTGCGGCATGTTCTGGGAGGGCGCgcaggacttcttcaccgccttcGGCCTCGACGCCGTGCGGCAGGGGAAGCTGCGGGAGTCCGAGGTCGACAACGCGCTCAAGAACCTCTACGTTGTCCTCATGAGGCTCGGATTCTTCGACGGGATCCCGGAGCTGGAGTCCCTCGGCGCCACCGACGTCTGCACGGAGGCGCACAAGGAGCTGGCTGCCGACGGTGCCAGGCAAGGGATGGTGCTCATCAAGAACGATCACGGCCGCCTCCCATTGAAGGCCGCTAATTCAGTTGCATTGGTCGGCCTTCTTCAGCACATCAATGCATCAGACGTCATGCTTGGTGACTACAGAG GCAAACCCTGCAGGGTTGTGACGCCATACGACGGGATAAGCAAGGTCGCAAAAACCACGTCGATGCACGCGTGCGACAAGGGCGCGTGCGGCGCGCCGGGAGGATGGGTGAAGACGGTGGATGCGACCATCGTCGTCGCCGGTCTCAACATGAGCGTGGAGAAGGAAGGCAACGACAGGGAGGACCTCCTGCTGCCATGGAACCAGACCAACTGGATCAACGCGGTCGCCGAGGCCTCGCCGGACCCGATCATCCTAGTAATCATCTCTGCCGGCGGCGTGGACATCTCGTTCGCGCAGAACAACTCCAAGATCGGCGCCATCGTCTGGGCCGGGTACCCCGGCGAAGAAGGCGGCACGGCCATCGCGGACGTGCTCTTCGGGAAGTACAACCCGGGCGGGAGGCTGCCGCTGACGTGGTACACGAACGAGTACATCGGCAAGATCCCGATGACATCCATGGCGCTGCGCCCCGTCGCCGACAAGGGGTACCCCGGCAGGACCTACAAGTTCTACGGCGGGTCGGAGGTGCTCTACCCGTTCGGCCACGGCCTCAGCTACACCAGCTTCAGCTACGCGTCGGCCACCACCGGCGCGTCCGTCGCCGTGAAGGTCGGCGCCTGGGAGTCCTGCAAGCAGCTCACCTACAAGCCGGGAACGTCGGCCTCGCCGGCCTGCCCGGCCGTCAGCGTCGCCGGACACGGGTGCCAGGAGGAGGTGAGCTTCGAGCTGACCGTGGCCAACGTCggcggaatggacggcagccacgTCCTGGCGGTCTACACTGTGCCGCCGGCCGAGGTGGACGACGCGCCGCGGAAGCAGCTGGTGGCGTTCCAGAGGGTGTTCGTGCCCGCGGGGGGCGCGGTCCAAGTGCCATTCAAGCTCAACGTCTGCAAGGCGTTCGCCATCGTCGAGGAGACGGCGTACACCGTCGTGCCGTCGGGCGTCAGCACGGTCCTGGTCGGAGACGACGCGCTGTCATTCTCCTTCCCCGTCAAGATCGAGCTGGCAGCTGCATAG